One segment of Streptomyces sp. NA02950 DNA contains the following:
- a CDS encoding NAD(P)H-dependent oxidoreductase subunit E, with product MPAPRPAERYDAFRALAARRGRPGDRLMADLADARAGTADPPGTWAPVAGTRVGLSAAAALGPASYFADLATPHGRRHVRVCSAAACFAARSGSHITEVEAGLGVAAGNATPDGETSLQAVRCLGYCYAGPAILDGDTPRTGPDLADQLTGRVPPRAAPEIPAADATGDPVLLGGVVSGERPWQVWPHVVATRRPEDVHRQVAESGLRGRGGAGFGVAMKWSTVGGAPGAVVVANGDEGDPGSYADRLLMEADPDRVLEGLALACFACGAARGVVLVRSEYPRALTRMREAVTSAYATGHLGFRVHGTDTTVDVQVVGGAGSYVAGEETALIAGLEGGRGCARPRPPYPTQAGLWDAPTVVNNVETLAAVPWIVSRGGAAYARRGTSGESGTKLVCLSERFARPGVYEVELGTSVRWIVTVLGGGLKGGAELAALQVGGPLGGFLAADALEVPLSEAGLAARGAALGHAGLVAFDRHVAPQDVLRHLWEFAAAESCGACSPCRVGSRRGLELAVAGALPGAEYGRLSRVLAEASLCAFGLRIPLAVRSLARAYGEPLAGWDQ from the coding sequence ATGCCGGCCCCGCGCCCTGCCGAGCGCTACGACGCCTTCCGGGCCCTGGCCGCCCGGCGAGGGCGGCCGGGGGACCGGTTGATGGCAGATCTGGCCGACGCCCGGGCCGGGACGGCTGACCCTCCCGGGACCTGGGCGCCCGTGGCCGGCACTCGCGTCGGCCTGTCGGCCGCCGCCGCGCTGGGCCCGGCTTCGTACTTCGCGGATCTCGCCACCCCACACGGCCGCCGCCATGTCCGGGTGTGCAGTGCGGCGGCCTGCTTCGCCGCGAGATCCGGTAGCCATATCACCGAGGTCGAGGCCGGGCTAGGGGTCGCCGCGGGGAACGCCACACCGGACGGGGAGACATCACTGCAGGCCGTCCGCTGCCTCGGGTACTGCTATGCGGGGCCCGCCATCCTCGACGGTGACACGCCGCGCACTGGCCCCGACCTGGCCGACCAGCTCACCGGCCGAGTGCCGCCGCGGGCGGCGCCCGAGATCCCCGCGGCCGACGCCACCGGCGACCCTGTGCTGCTCGGTGGGGTGGTGTCGGGGGAGCGTCCGTGGCAGGTGTGGCCGCACGTGGTGGCCACGCGCCGGCCGGAGGACGTCCATCGGCAGGTGGCGGAATCGGGGCTGCGGGGGCGTGGCGGCGCGGGATTCGGCGTGGCCATGAAATGGTCCACCGTTGGCGGTGCTCCGGGCGCCGTGGTGGTGGCCAACGGGGACGAGGGCGACCCCGGTTCCTACGCCGACCGGCTGCTGATGGAAGCCGATCCGGACCGGGTGCTGGAGGGGCTGGCGCTGGCCTGTTTCGCCTGCGGGGCCGCCCGGGGCGTGGTGCTGGTGCGCTCCGAATACCCACGGGCGCTGACGCGCATGAGGGAAGCGGTCACCAGCGCTTATGCCACGGGCCATCTCGGCTTCCGGGTGCACGGGACGGACACCACGGTGGACGTCCAGGTGGTCGGGGGCGCCGGATCGTATGTGGCGGGTGAGGAGACCGCCTTGATCGCCGGTCTGGAGGGTGGCCGGGGCTGTGCCCGGCCACGCCCGCCTTATCCGACGCAAGCCGGGCTGTGGGACGCGCCGACGGTGGTGAACAACGTCGAGACGCTGGCGGCCGTGCCGTGGATCGTTTCCAGGGGTGGTGCGGCATACGCCCGACGCGGGACCTCCGGGGAATCCGGCACCAAGCTGGTGTGCCTGTCCGAGCGGTTTGCCCGGCCGGGCGTGTACGAGGTCGAGCTGGGCACCTCGGTGCGGTGGATCGTCACCGTACTCGGCGGTGGTCTGAAGGGCGGCGCGGAGCTGGCAGCCCTCCAGGTGGGCGGCCCGCTGGGCGGCTTCCTCGCGGCCGACGCGCTGGAGGTGCCGCTGAGTGAGGCGGGGCTGGCGGCCCGCGGCGCCGCTCTCGGCCACGCCGGTCTGGTCGCCTTCGACCGTCACGTGGCCCCGCAGGACGTTCTGCGGCACCTATGGGAGTTCGCCGCCGCTGAGAGCTGCGGGGCCTGCTCGCCCTGCCGGGTCGGCTCGCGCCGAGGCCTGGAGCTGGCGGTCGCGGGTGCCCTGCCCGGTGCGGAGTACGGAAGGCTTTCGCGTGTCCTCGCCGAGGCGAGCCTGTGCGCCTTCGGGCTGCGGATCCCGCTCGCCGTCCGCAGCCTTGCCCGGGCTTACGGAGAGCCCCTCGCGGGGTGGGACCAGTGA
- a CDS encoding universal stress protein, with protein sequence MALPLVVGVDGSESSFQAVDWAVDEAARHEVPLRLVYASRWERYEGRLPSFGTGRPSAEVVAENIIASCADRAASRNPEVKVSAEVLAEDTVSALLREGREAFAVVTGSRGRGEMADMLLGSVSLAVASRSLSPVVVVRGAERNRQGAFGRVVLAVGDVAEGAGAVRFAFREARARDAELRAVRTWRRPSHSHAGQSLLMHEASTLVYEEQAATVLNEGLDEVEREQGGAIVCHRDVVEGPAHRVLQDMSVQADLLVVGALRRRDHTGLQLGRVSHAVLHRAACPVAIVPQRS encoded by the coding sequence ATGGCGCTTCCGTTGGTCGTGGGTGTCGACGGATCGGAATCCAGTTTTCAGGCGGTGGACTGGGCCGTGGACGAGGCGGCGCGCCATGAGGTGCCCCTGCGCCTGGTCTACGCCTCCCGATGGGAGCGCTACGAGGGACGTCTCCCCTCGTTCGGCACCGGCCGTCCTTCGGCGGAGGTCGTGGCCGAGAACATCATCGCCTCCTGCGCGGACCGCGCGGCGTCACGCAACCCGGAGGTGAAGGTGTCCGCCGAGGTCCTGGCCGAGGACACGGTGTCGGCTCTGCTGCGCGAGGGCCGTGAGGCGTTCGCCGTGGTCACCGGATCCCGCGGCAGAGGCGAGATGGCGGACATGCTTCTGGGCTCGGTCAGTCTGGCGGTGGCGTCACGTTCACTCTCCCCCGTGGTCGTGGTCCGCGGCGCGGAGCGCAACCGCCAAGGTGCCTTCGGACGTGTGGTCCTCGCGGTCGGGGATGTCGCGGAGGGGGCGGGGGCCGTCCGGTTCGCCTTCCGCGAGGCTCGGGCGAGGGACGCGGAACTCCGCGCCGTACGCACCTGGCGGCGCCCGTCGCACTCACACGCGGGCCAGTCGCTGCTGATGCACGAAGCGAGCACCCTCGTCTACGAGGAGCAGGCGGCGACTGTCCTCAACGAGGGGCTGGACGAGGTGGAGCGTGAGCAGGGTGGCGCGATCGTATGCCACCGCGATGTGGTCGAGGGTCCGGCGCACCGGGTCCTGCAGGACATGTCGGTCCAGGCCGACCTGCTGGTCGTCGGCGCCCTGCGCCGCCGCGACCACACCGGGCTGCAACTCGGCCGGGTCAGCCACGCCGTGCTGCACCGAGCGGCGTGCCCGGTCGCCATCGTCCCGCAGCGGAGCTGA
- a CDS encoding V-type ATPase subunit has product MGAGWVAGVTRARAMLSRALGRAEAKEVASAPGLDAAVRHLSASPYGRGMLPGTSLDDAQRAVTAALLWHLRVLAGWQPLSGASAIRLLASGFEIANAEDHLRTLTGTGRARAPYRLGALAMAWPRLARTGSPRQLRAALAASGWGDPGAATPAAVAVGMRVSAAVRTATAVPEAARWAAGRLALLVGRHVFVARRPLPRVSAERAERLLGAKAVAAASFADYRRELPPAARWAVAGLAGEADLWRAEGWWWDRLDEDGRALLRGSRPGRATVLGAVAVLSADAWRVRGALEGAARGGGCVEACDAPA; this is encoded by the coding sequence ATGGGCGCCGGATGGGTGGCCGGGGTGACGCGTGCCAGGGCCATGCTCTCGCGGGCCCTCGGCAGGGCGGAGGCCAAGGAGGTGGCTTCGGCACCAGGGCTCGACGCCGCCGTTCGCCACCTCAGCGCCTCGCCCTACGGTCGGGGGATGCTTCCGGGGACATCGCTGGACGACGCCCAGCGAGCGGTGACGGCTGCCCTTCTGTGGCATCTGCGGGTGCTCGCCGGCTGGCAGCCACTCAGTGGCGCGAGCGCCATCCGTCTCCTCGCCTCCGGGTTCGAGATCGCCAACGCGGAGGACCATCTGCGCACGCTGACGGGCACCGGCCGAGCCCGGGCGCCGTACCGGCTGGGCGCTTTGGCGATGGCCTGGCCCCGGCTGGCCCGTACCGGCTCGCCGCGGCAGCTGCGGGCCGCGCTGGCCGCTTCCGGATGGGGGGACCCCGGGGCGGCCACGCCGGCGGCGGTGGCCGTCGGAATGCGGGTGTCCGCCGCGGTGCGTACGGCGACGGCCGTGCCGGAGGCGGCGCGCTGGGCGGCGGGGCGGCTCGCCCTGCTGGTGGGGCGGCACGTGTTCGTCGCCCGCCGCCCCTTGCCGCGCGTGTCCGCGGAACGCGCGGAGCGGCTTCTCGGAGCGAAAGCCGTGGCCGCGGCGTCCTTCGCCGACTACCGGCGCGAGCTGCCGCCCGCCGCTCGCTGGGCCGTGGCCGGACTCGCGGGTGAGGCCGACTTGTGGCGGGCGGAGGGGTGGTGGTGGGACCGTCTGGACGAAGACGGTCGGGCACTGCTGCGCGGCTCCCGCCCCGGCCGGGCGACGGTCTTGGGCGCGGTCGCCGTGCTCTCCGCGGATGCCTGGCGGGTTCGCGGCGCGCTGGAGGGCGCCGCGCGGGGCGGCGGATGTGTGGAGGCATGCGATGCGCCGGCCTGA
- a CDS encoding V-type ATPase 116kDa subunit family protein, whose amino-acid sequence MRRPEAMVPVRMRRVAIVAPRDALRDTLVRVAEAGCVEIDYTEGGGPGVPGQGSASHRLRRSRAEPERAVLSARAPDLDALERAGRTDLLAGEAQLEERRESAVRRGTVAAVAGWCPAADIPAMAERLTTAGGALVPLRAPRGAEPPTLLREAGVVRRSFVPLVRTYGTVPYPDLDPTMPAGIAYVVMFGVMFGDAGHGALLLLAGLALRLGLPHRAESLRPLWPFIAGAGLTSSLAGAAYGEFFGPTGVLPVLWLNPLRDPLRLLTAAIGFGAVLLALAYVAGIVNRWREGGPVNALFALTGIAGAMLYLGLVVMGGGVWLGRTAVVAGAVIASAGLLMAGSGLSAVTGGGVEGAVQVGIRLFDGVLRIGSNVISFARLAAFGLTHAALGAIVWHGTTALAERGGAALLAAATLFVAGNALAFALEALVAGVQALRLEFYELFSRVFETQGRPFRPWRLPVLNGEGHAATAPRGGATYEEAM is encoded by the coding sequence ATGCGCCGGCCTGAGGCGATGGTCCCGGTCCGCATGCGCCGGGTGGCGATCGTCGCCCCGCGGGACGCGCTGCGGGACACGCTGGTGCGCGTCGCCGAAGCCGGCTGCGTCGAGATCGACTACACCGAGGGTGGAGGTCCGGGCGTTCCCGGGCAGGGATCCGCCTCCCATCGGCTACGGCGCTCGCGGGCGGAGCCGGAGCGTGCCGTGCTCAGCGCCCGGGCACCCGACCTCGATGCGCTCGAGCGGGCGGGCCGCACCGATCTGCTGGCCGGTGAGGCTCAACTCGAGGAACGCCGGGAAAGCGCGGTACGGCGCGGCACCGTCGCGGCAGTCGCCGGGTGGTGTCCCGCCGCCGACATTCCCGCCATGGCGGAACGTCTGACCACGGCGGGAGGGGCGCTGGTGCCCCTGCGCGCACCGCGCGGAGCGGAGCCGCCGACGCTGCTCCGTGAAGCCGGTGTGGTACGGCGTTCGTTCGTGCCCCTGGTGCGGACGTACGGGACGGTGCCGTACCCGGATCTCGACCCCACCATGCCCGCGGGCATCGCCTACGTGGTGATGTTCGGGGTGATGTTCGGTGACGCCGGGCACGGGGCCCTGCTGCTGCTCGCGGGGCTCGCGCTGCGTCTGGGCCTACCGCACCGGGCCGAGTCCCTGCGCCCGCTGTGGCCGTTCATCGCCGGGGCGGGACTGACCAGTTCCCTGGCGGGTGCCGCTTATGGCGAGTTCTTCGGGCCGACCGGGGTCCTGCCGGTGCTCTGGCTGAACCCCCTGCGGGACCCGCTGCGACTGCTCACCGCGGCCATCGGATTCGGCGCAGTGCTGCTGGCCCTGGCGTACGTGGCCGGCATCGTCAACCGCTGGCGGGAAGGCGGGCCGGTGAACGCTCTGTTCGCACTCACGGGAATCGCCGGGGCGATGCTCTACCTGGGCCTCGTCGTCATGGGCGGCGGTGTCTGGCTGGGCCGCACCGCCGTCGTGGCGGGCGCCGTGATCGCGAGTGCCGGCCTCCTCATGGCCGGATCCGGACTGTCCGCCGTGACCGGCGGTGGCGTGGAGGGCGCCGTGCAGGTCGGGATCCGGCTCTTCGACGGGGTGCTCCGCATCGGGTCCAACGTCATCTCCTTCGCCCGGCTCGCGGCGTTCGGACTCACACATGCCGCGCTCGGCGCCATCGTGTGGCATGGCACAACGGCACTGGCGGAACGGGGCGGTGCGGCACTGCTCGCGGCTGCGACGCTCTTCGTCGCCGGCAACGCTCTCGCCTTCGCGCTGGAGGCGCTGGTGGCCGGGGTGCAGGCGCTGCGGCTGGAGTTCTACGAGCTCTTCTCCCGGGTCTTCGAGACCCAGGGGCGGCCCTTCCGTCCCTGGCGCCTGCCTGTGCTGAACGGTGAGGGGCACGCGGCGACCGCGCCACGAGGCGGGGCGACGTACGAGGAGGCCATGTGA
- a CDS encoding ATP synthase subunit C gives MIAWFIALPVVGVMLAMGRLLLRRSRHTALRWVLAANAMLFTGAVALLVLALGNESAQAAAPAAARDSGAASAALIGAAISVAGASIGAAIAVAYTGAAAVAALSERPELFGRAMVIVGLAEGIAIYGLVVAIILIGKS, from the coding sequence GTGATCGCCTGGTTCATCGCTCTCCCGGTCGTCGGCGTGATGCTGGCGATGGGTCGGCTGCTGCTGCGACGGTCCCGCCACACAGCTCTGCGGTGGGTGCTCGCCGCCAACGCCATGCTGTTCACGGGAGCGGTGGCCCTGCTGGTGTTGGCCCTCGGCAACGAATCCGCGCAGGCGGCGGCACCCGCCGCGGCTCGCGATTCCGGTGCCGCCTCGGCCGCTCTGATCGGGGCAGCCATCTCGGTGGCCGGAGCCTCCATCGGCGCGGCGATCGCCGTCGCCTACACCGGTGCCGCCGCGGTGGCGGCGCTCAGTGAGCGCCCGGAACTCTTCGGCCGTGCGATGGTGATCGTCGGACTGGCCGAGGGCATCGCCATCTACGGGCTGGTCGTCGCCATCATCCTGATCGGGAAGTCCTGA
- a CDS encoding V-type ATP synthase subunit A yields MRPSRVLRVAGPLVEMEYAGDTAMHDVVSLGESGIPGEVVSISGGVVTAQSYEYTGGLAPGDAARSHGEPLSATLGPGLLGGVFDGLLRPLSGSGDWLLPGAATRARTTDRSWSFAPTVGEGVQVAEGGVLGEVRGRGPLRLRVLVPPGVSGAVNGIASPGRYRQDAVVAVVDGAEVRISAVWPIRRPRPVRARGGEPEPLHTGQRVIDLLFPVARGGTVAVPGGFGTGKTMLLQQIAKWCDADVIVYIGCGERGNEMADVIAELSTLEDPRTGGRLADRTVTVANTSNMPLMAREAGIHTGATVAEYFRDMGLDTVVIADSTSRWAEALREFASRTGSLPAEEGYPAGLASAIAAFYERAGAVTTLGGHRGSVTVIGAVSPPGGDLTEPVTAHTERFVRDLWSLDRDLAYARHYPALSWAGSFSRDAAPLTARRMAAGEPAWSTRRDRLAAVLAEADRLTDLVDLVGITALPDPERVSVLAGRLVREGVLQQNALSANDAYCGPDKAAALADAVLAVIDRCRERVGSDVPAAAVEAVDFGPVLRAREEVGPHDTAGVAARRDTMLARLEELR; encoded by the coding sequence GTGCGTCCCAGCCGCGTTCTGCGGGTCGCCGGACCCCTCGTGGAAATGGAGTACGCGGGCGACACCGCGATGCATGATGTGGTCTCCCTCGGCGAGTCCGGAATTCCCGGCGAGGTGGTGTCGATCAGCGGCGGTGTGGTGACCGCCCAGTCGTACGAGTACACGGGCGGCCTGGCCCCCGGCGACGCGGCACGCTCCCACGGGGAACCGTTGTCCGCGACGCTCGGTCCAGGGCTCCTCGGGGGTGTGTTCGACGGCCTGTTGCGGCCGCTGTCCGGCAGCGGGGACTGGCTGCTGCCCGGGGCCGCCACCCGGGCCCGGACCACGGACCGCAGCTGGTCCTTCGCGCCGACCGTGGGCGAAGGAGTACAGGTCGCCGAGGGCGGCGTGCTGGGGGAGGTCCGGGGCAGGGGGCCGCTGCGGCTCCGGGTTCTCGTGCCGCCGGGGGTCAGCGGGGCGGTGAACGGTATCGCTTCCCCGGGGCGCTACCGGCAGGACGCGGTAGTGGCCGTCGTCGACGGCGCGGAGGTCCGGATCAGCGCCGTGTGGCCGATCCGCCGGCCGCGTCCGGTACGGGCGCGAGGCGGCGAGCCGGAGCCGCTGCACACCGGGCAACGGGTGATCGATCTGCTCTTCCCCGTCGCGCGCGGCGGCACGGTGGCCGTACCGGGCGGTTTCGGCACGGGGAAGACCATGCTGCTGCAGCAGATCGCCAAGTGGTGCGACGCGGATGTGATCGTGTACATCGGCTGCGGGGAACGCGGCAACGAGATGGCGGACGTCATCGCCGAGCTGTCCACGCTGGAGGACCCGCGCACCGGCGGACGGCTCGCCGACCGGACGGTGACCGTCGCCAACACGTCCAACATGCCGCTGATGGCCCGTGAGGCCGGCATCCATACGGGCGCCACGGTCGCCGAGTACTTCCGCGACATGGGTCTGGACACCGTCGTGATCGCCGACTCCACCTCGCGCTGGGCCGAGGCCCTGCGCGAATTCGCCTCACGTACCGGCTCGCTGCCCGCCGAGGAGGGCTATCCGGCCGGGCTGGCGTCCGCGATCGCGGCCTTCTACGAACGCGCGGGAGCCGTGACGACGCTGGGAGGCCACCGGGGCTCGGTCACCGTCATCGGGGCCGTGTCCCCGCCCGGCGGGGATCTGACCGAACCGGTCACGGCTCACACCGAACGCTTCGTGCGCGATCTGTGGTCGCTCGATCGCGACCTCGCCTACGCCCGCCACTACCCGGCCTTGTCCTGGGCGGGGTCGTTCTCCCGGGACGCGGCACCGCTCACCGCGCGGCGGATGGCCGCGGGCGAACCCGCCTGGTCCACCCGGCGCGACCGACTGGCCGCGGTGCTGGCGGAGGCCGACCGGCTGACGGACCTGGTCGACCTGGTCGGTATCACTGCCCTGCCCGACCCCGAACGCGTCAGCGTGCTGGCCGGGCGTCTGGTGCGCGAAGGAGTGCTGCAGCAGAACGCACTGTCCGCCAACGACGCGTACTGCGGCCCGGACAAGGCCGCGGCACTGGCCGACGCCGTCCTCGCGGTCATCGACCGCTGCCGGGAACGCGTCGGGTCCGACGTCCCCGCGGCAGCCGTCGAGGCGGTGGACTTCGGGCCGGTGCTGCGGGCGCGCGAGGAGGTGGGCCCGCATGACACGGCGGGAGTGGCGGCGCGCCGGGACACCATGCTCGCCCGGCTCGAGGAGCTGCGGTGA
- a CDS encoding V-type ATP synthase subunit B: MTTWGEVEYTAVQELRGPLAVVRGVSGVGWDEFVRITLNSGERRYGLVLEVDRELAVVQVLEDTTGMDPAHLRVSFAGKPLRIPVGPGWLGRVCNGRGEPVDGGPPVFGETSAAVSGTPINPVRREPPSDPILTGVSAVDALTTLVRGQKLPVFSAAGLPHLELAAQIAAQATAGGEAFSVVFAGMGLTHPDAASVRDVLEERSAAGELVLLLNTADDPVIERTLTPRVALTVAEHLAFSGGRHVLVVMTDMTAYAEALREVSAARGEVPARRAYPGYLYSDLASLYERCGRIRGRAGSVTVLPVLTMPAGDITHPVPDLTGYITEGQIVLSRQVHARGVYPPVDALSSLSRLMRKGAGPGRTRPDHLDLAAQTLAALARARQVRELSDLMGEAALSPTDRRYLSFDEAFLRDFLHQRHDEARPLDRTLDAAWQVLLTLPRGELTMLPAALLDAHGARAEPDGDGKRDGAEP, translated from the coding sequence GTGACCACATGGGGCGAAGTCGAGTACACGGCCGTACAGGAACTGCGCGGCCCGCTCGCCGTCGTGCGAGGCGTGTCCGGGGTGGGGTGGGACGAGTTCGTACGGATCACCCTGAACTCGGGCGAGCGGCGCTACGGCCTGGTACTGGAGGTCGACCGCGAACTCGCCGTGGTGCAGGTGCTGGAGGACACCACCGGAATGGACCCGGCACACCTGCGCGTGTCCTTCGCCGGGAAACCGCTGCGCATCCCGGTCGGCCCGGGCTGGCTGGGCCGGGTGTGCAACGGCCGCGGCGAGCCCGTCGACGGCGGGCCGCCGGTGTTCGGCGAGACCAGCGCGGCGGTGAGCGGAACGCCGATCAACCCGGTCCGGCGGGAGCCCCCGTCCGATCCGATCCTCACCGGCGTCAGCGCCGTCGACGCCTTGACGACGCTGGTCCGCGGACAGAAACTGCCGGTGTTCTCCGCGGCCGGGCTGCCACATCTGGAACTCGCCGCCCAGATCGCCGCGCAGGCCACCGCCGGTGGCGAGGCGTTCAGCGTCGTCTTCGCCGGCATGGGCCTGACCCATCCGGACGCCGCTTCGGTACGGGACGTGTTGGAGGAGCGTTCGGCCGCGGGTGAACTGGTGCTGCTGCTCAACACCGCCGACGATCCCGTGATCGAACGCACCCTGACCCCGCGCGTCGCGCTCACCGTGGCCGAACACCTCGCCTTCTCCGGCGGCCGCCACGTGCTGGTGGTGATGACCGACATGACCGCTTACGCCGAAGCGCTGCGCGAGGTCTCCGCGGCCCGGGGCGAGGTCCCGGCACGTCGTGCCTATCCCGGGTACCTCTACAGCGACCTGGCCTCGCTCTACGAGCGTTGCGGCCGGATCCGCGGCCGGGCGGGCTCGGTCACGGTCCTGCCCGTCCTCACCATGCCCGCGGGCGACATCACCCATCCGGTCCCGGACCTGACCGGTTACATCACCGAGGGCCAGATCGTGCTCTCCCGCCAGGTGCACGCCCGGGGGGTGTATCCGCCGGTGGACGCCCTGTCGTCACTCTCCCGCCTGATGCGCAAGGGAGCCGGTCCAGGGCGCACCCGGCCCGACCACTTGGATCTCGCGGCCCAGACGCTGGCCGCGCTCGCCCGGGCCAGGCAGGTCCGGGAGCTGTCGGACCTGATGGGCGAGGCGGCCCTGAGCCCGACCGACCGCCGCTACCTCTCCTTCGACGAGGCGTTTCTGCGCGATTTCCTGCATCAGCGGCACGACGAGGCACGCCCCCTGGACCGGACGCTGGACGCCGCCTGGCAGGTTCTGCTCACCCTCCCCCGCGGTGAGCTCACCATGCTGCCCGCAGCATTGCTGGACGCACACGGCGCCCGGGCGGAACCGGACGGCGATGGCAAGCGGGACGGGGCGGAGCCATGA
- a CDS encoding V-type ATP synthase subunit D, which produces MTTASGPPPSRAGRLRVRHSLEVALRGAELLERKLRILRARHEALLRAEEAGAHAWRQRVRDAETWLLRGLFLGGEHALEAAAEGAGAADFTWREESTVGVRHPALPSCRIPDRSPDVATPGNTALVHAETAYRQVLLAGAEYAVARHAARIVGAEVARTRRRVRALRRHWIPRLEETLARINLALEEGEHEDHVRRHWAAGRRG; this is translated from the coding sequence ATGACCACCGCATCCGGCCCCCCACCCTCCCGCGCCGGCCGGCTTCGTGTTCGGCACAGCCTGGAGGTCGCGTTGCGCGGCGCGGAGCTCCTGGAGCGGAAACTGCGCATCCTGCGGGCGCGGCACGAGGCGCTGCTGCGGGCCGAGGAGGCCGGTGCGCACGCATGGCGGCAGCGGGTAAGGGATGCCGAGACGTGGCTGCTGAGAGGGCTCTTCCTGGGTGGCGAGCACGCCCTGGAGGCGGCGGCGGAAGGTGCTGGCGCCGCGGACTTCACCTGGCGTGAGGAGTCAACGGTGGGGGTGCGCCACCCCGCGCTCCCCTCATGCCGCATCCCCGACCGCTCCCCCGACGTGGCCACGCCCGGCAACACCGCCCTGGTGCACGCCGAGACCGCCTACCGTCAGGTGCTGCTGGCCGGCGCCGAGTACGCCGTCGCGCGGCATGCCGCCCGGATCGTCGGAGCGGAGGTTGCCCGCACCCGCCGGCGGGTCCGTGCCCTGCGGCGCCATTGGATACCCCGGCTGGAAGAGACGCTCGCCCGGATCAACCTGGCCCTCGAAGAGGGCGAACACGAGGACCACGTACGCCGTCACTGGGCTGCCGGGAGACGGGGTTGA
- a CDS encoding DUF1918 domain-containing protein, giving the protein MRAHVGDQLIIESPTTGAARRDGEIVGLHHDDGTPPYDVRWSDSERITLVFPGPDAHVHHIGHPSERPPRPTAPGRP; this is encoded by the coding sequence ATGCGTGCCCATGTCGGTGACCAACTGATCATCGAAAGCCCGACCACCGGCGCGGCCAGGCGGGACGGTGAGATCGTCGGGCTCCACCATGACGACGGAACGCCTCCCTACGATGTGCGATGGTCGGATTCCGAGCGGATCACCCTTGTGTTCCCCGGCCCGGACGCTCACGTTCACCACATCGGGCATCCGTCGGAAAGACCTCCGCGCCCTACGGCCCCCGGACGTCCCTGA
- a CDS encoding CBS domain-containing protein translates to MQAPAVSVPDDTPFFDVAHTLSHEHLSAVPVVDAGRHVIGVVSESDLLAKAAVMAATTRRPGPLGKLRQRRLYAKSQGETAAALMTYPAVTVRPADTVAEAAWIAARSRLKRLPVTDPQDRLVGVVTRAGLLRALVRDDAELRGEIESRVLREEYHLDPGTVDVSVEGGVVTVEGRVDVALVPRLLESIRAIEDVDDVVDHLTGVT, encoded by the coding sequence ATGCAGGCGCCCGCCGTGTCGGTGCCGGACGATACGCCGTTCTTCGATGTCGCCCACACGCTGTCGCACGAGCACCTGAGCGCCGTTCCGGTGGTCGATGCGGGGAGGCACGTCATCGGTGTGGTGTCCGAGTCCGATCTGCTGGCCAAAGCCGCCGTGATGGCGGCCACCACGCGTCGGCCCGGCCCGCTCGGAAAGCTCAGGCAGCGCCGCTTGTACGCCAAGAGCCAGGGCGAGACGGCGGCCGCGCTCATGACGTATCCCGCGGTCACTGTGCGTCCGGCGGACACGGTGGCAGAGGCCGCCTGGATCGCCGCGCGCTCCCGGCTCAAGCGGCTGCCTGTTACCGACCCCCAGGATCGGCTCGTCGGCGTGGTGACGCGGGCAGGGCTGCTGCGGGCGCTCGTCCGCGACGACGCCGAGCTTCGCGGGGAGATCGAATCCCGGGTCCTGAGGGAGGAATACCACCTCGATCCGGGCACCGTCGACGTGTCGGTGGAGGGTGGTGTCGTGACCGTGGAGGGCCGCGTGGACGTCGCGCTCGTCCCCCGGCTGCTCGAATCGATCCGGGCGATCGAAGACGTCGACGACGTGGTCGATCACCTCACGGGGGTCACCTGA
- a CDS encoding CBS domain-containing protein has protein sequence MADSRVRDVMTQDVAAVRLHTPYKEIVRILEERRFSALPVLDDEGGLAGVVSEADLLDKAPGARPTGLLGLRRGSRKKARKARGLTARALMTAPAVTVPAEANVAEAARTMARRGLKRLPVVDDRERLVGIVSRRDLLRRYLRSDDEIREEILRDVFMRVLWADPAHFTIDVSDGVVVLSGALEQRSAVPVAVRLTRGVDGVVDVVDKLTYRMDDTQGRPTFRSAG, from the coding sequence ATGGCCGACTCGCGAGTGCGGGACGTGATGACGCAGGACGTGGCGGCCGTACGCCTGCATACGCCCTACAAGGAGATCGTGCGCATCCTCGAGGAACGACGGTTCAGCGCACTGCCGGTCCTGGACGACGAGGGCGGCCTGGCCGGTGTCGTGTCGGAGGCTGATCTGTTGGACAAGGCGCCTGGTGCCCGTCCGACCGGGCTGCTGGGTCTCCGCCGCGGGTCACGGAAGAAAGCGCGCAAGGCACGGGGGCTCACGGCTCGGGCCCTCATGACCGCGCCCGCGGTCACCGTACCCGCTGAGGCGAACGTCGCCGAAGCCGCCCGGACCATGGCTCGCCGGGGGCTCAAACGCCTGCCCGTGGTGGACGACAGGGAACGCCTTGTCGGCATCGTCTCCCGGCGCGACCTGCTGCGACGCTATCTCCGGTCGGACGACGAGATCCGTGAGGAGATCCTGCGCGATGTCTTCATGCGTGTGCTGTGGGCGGACCCGGCACACTTCACCATCGACGTGTCCGACGGTGTTGTCGTCCTGTCCGGAGCGCTGGAACAGCGCAGTGCCGTCCCCGTCGCGGTGCGGCTCACCCGCGGCGTGGACGGTGTGGTCGACGTCGTCGACAAGCTCACCTACCGCATGGACGACACCCAGGGCAGGCCGACGTTCCGATCAGCCGGGTGA